One Microcebus murinus isolate Inina chromosome 9, M.murinus_Inina_mat1.0, whole genome shotgun sequence DNA window includes the following coding sequences:
- the CLEC5A gene encoding C-type lectin domain family 5 member A isoform X1 → MNWHMIISGFIVVVLKVVGMTLFLLYFPHIFGKSNDGFIPTGSYETVSQIFGSLSPSPDSSIPTSSYGTVCPKEWDFYQGRCFFLSTSELSWNKSKDFCEREGATLAIVDTLEKLKFLQSITSAEKYFIGLIYQDAEKKWRWINNSAFNGNVTNWNQNFNCVTIGLTKTFDAALCDTSYRSICEKNAK, encoded by the exons ATGAACTGGCACATGATAATCTCTGGGTTTATCGTAGTGGTGCTTAAAGTTGTCGGAATGACCTTATTTCTGCTGTATT TcccacatatttttggcaaaagtAATGATGGCTTCATCCCCACAGGGAGCTACGAAACAG tCTCACAGATTTTTGGGAGCCTTTCCCCAAGTCCTGACAGCTCCATTCCCACAAGCAGCTATGGAACAG TCTGCCCAAAAGAGTGGGACTTTTATCAAGGAAGATGTTTTTTCTTATCCACTTCTGAATTGTCTTGGAACAAAAGCAAGGACTTTTGTGAAAGAGAAGGTGCCACCTTGGCAATTGTCGACACGCTAGAGAAACTG aaatttctccaaagcaTAACAAGTGCTGAAAAGTATTTTATTGGCTTAATATATCAGGATGCAGAGAAGAAGTGGCGTTGGATCAACAACTCTGCGTTCAATGGCAA tGTTACCAATTGGAACCAGAATTTCAACTGTGTGACCATTGGCCTAACAAAGACATTTGACGCTGCATTATGCGATACCAGCTACCGCAGTATCTGCGAGAAGAATGCCAAATGA
- the CLEC5A gene encoding C-type lectin domain family 5 member A isoform X2 — protein sequence MNWHMIISGFIVVVLKVVGMTLFLLYFSQIFGSLSPSPDSSIPTSSYGTVCPKEWDFYQGRCFFLSTSELSWNKSKDFCEREGATLAIVDTLEKLKFLQSITSAEKYFIGLIYQDAEKKWRWINNSAFNGNVTNWNQNFNCVTIGLTKTFDAALCDTSYRSICEKNAK from the exons ATGAACTGGCACATGATAATCTCTGGGTTTATCGTAGTGGTGCTTAAAGTTGTCGGAATGACCTTATTTCTGCTGTATT tCTCACAGATTTTTGGGAGCCTTTCCCCAAGTCCTGACAGCTCCATTCCCACAAGCAGCTATGGAACAG TCTGCCCAAAAGAGTGGGACTTTTATCAAGGAAGATGTTTTTTCTTATCCACTTCTGAATTGTCTTGGAACAAAAGCAAGGACTTTTGTGAAAGAGAAGGTGCCACCTTGGCAATTGTCGACACGCTAGAGAAACTG aaatttctccaaagcaTAACAAGTGCTGAAAAGTATTTTATTGGCTTAATATATCAGGATGCAGAGAAGAAGTGGCGTTGGATCAACAACTCTGCGTTCAATGGCAA tGTTACCAATTGGAACCAGAATTTCAACTGTGTGACCATTGGCCTAACAAAGACATTTGACGCTGCATTATGCGATACCAGCTACCGCAGTATCTGCGAGAAGAATGCCAAATGA
- the LOC105873261 gene encoding olfactory receptor 9A4 produces the protein MLRNHSSATEFYLLGFPGSEELHHILFAIFFFFYLVTLMGNTVIIMIVCVDKHLQSPMYFFLGHLSVLEILVTTIIVPVMLWGLLLPGMQTMSLTACAAQLFLYLAVGTTEFALLGAMAVDHYVAVCNPLRYNIIMNSRTCNFVVIVSWVFGFLFQIWPVYATFQLTFCKSNVVNNFFCDRGQLLKLSCNNTLFTEFILFLMAVFVLFGSLIPTIVSYTYIISTILKIPSASGRRKAFSTCASHFTCVVIGYGSCLFLYVKPKQTQAADYNRVVSLMVSVVTPFLNPFIFTLRNDKVLEALRDGVKRCSQLFRN, from the coding sequence ATGTTGCGGAATCACTCTAGTGCCACTGAATTTTACCTCCTTGGCTTCCCTGGCTCTGAAGAACTACACCATATCCTTTTTGctatattcttcttcttctacttAGTGACATTAATGGGAAACACAGTCATCATCATGATTGTCTGTGTTGATAAACATCTGCAGTCCCCCATGTATTTCTTCCTTGGCCACCTCTCTGTCCTGGAGATCCTGGTCACCACCATAATTGTCCCTGTGATGCTTTGGGGATTGCTGCTCCCCGGGATGCAGACAATGTCTTTGACTGCATGCGCTGCCCAGCTCTTCCTGTACCTTGCTGTGGGGACCACAGAGTTTGCATTACTTGGAGCGATGGCTGTGGACCATTATGTGGCTGTTTGTAACCCTTTGAGGTACAACATCATTATGAACAGCCGCACCTGCAACTTTGTGGTAATTGTGTCATGGgtgtttgggtttctttttcaaatctggCCGGTCTATGCCACGTTTCAGCTTACATTCTGCAAATCAAATGTGGTGAACAATTTCTTCTGTGACCGAGGGCAATTGCTCAAACTCTCCTGCAATAATACCCTTTTCACAGAGTTTATCCTCTTCTTAATggctgtttttgttctttttggttctttGATTCCTACAATTGTCTCCTACACCTACATCATCTCCACCATCCTCAAGATCCCCTCAGCCTCTGGCCGAAGgaaagccttctccacctgtgcctcccactTCACCTGTGTTGTGATCGGCTATGGCAGCTGCTTGTTCCTCTATGTGAAACCCAAGCAAACACAGGCAGCTGATTACAACAGGGTAGTTTCCTTGATGGTTTCAGTAGTGACTCCCTTCCTTAACCCCTTCATCTTCACCCTCCGGAATGACAAAGTCTTAGAGGCCCTTCGGGATGGGGTGAAACGCTGCAGTCAACTTTTCAGGAACTAG
- the CLEC5A gene encoding C-type lectin domain family 5 member A isoform X3, producing the protein MNWHMIISGFIVVVLKVVGMTLFLLYFPHIFGKSNDGFIPTGSYETVSQIFGSLSPSPDSSIPTSSYGTVCPKEWDFYQGRCFFLSTSELSWNKSKDFCEREGATLAIVDTLEKLKFLQSITSAEKYFIGLIYQDAEKKWRWINNSAFNVLPIGTRISTV; encoded by the exons ATGAACTGGCACATGATAATCTCTGGGTTTATCGTAGTGGTGCTTAAAGTTGTCGGAATGACCTTATTTCTGCTGTATT TcccacatatttttggcaaaagtAATGATGGCTTCATCCCCACAGGGAGCTACGAAACAG tCTCACAGATTTTTGGGAGCCTTTCCCCAAGTCCTGACAGCTCCATTCCCACAAGCAGCTATGGAACAG TCTGCCCAAAAGAGTGGGACTTTTATCAAGGAAGATGTTTTTTCTTATCCACTTCTGAATTGTCTTGGAACAAAAGCAAGGACTTTTGTGAAAGAGAAGGTGCCACCTTGGCAATTGTCGACACGCTAGAGAAACTG aaatttctccaaagcaTAACAAGTGCTGAAAAGTATTTTATTGGCTTAATATATCAGGATGCAGAGAAGAAGTGGCGTTGGATCAACAACTCTGCGTTCAATG tGTTACCAATTGGAACCAGAATTTCAACTGTGTGA